Within the Helicoverpa armigera isolate CAAS_96S chromosome 8, ASM3070526v1, whole genome shotgun sequence genome, the region TCGTAGGGGCTGTCTGCTACGCCGTATTTCGTAGCCTCGTAGGctcaaataataaattgcaGTTCCGGGTAGTTACACCGcgtgaaaaacaaataatttcattataatgaTCTGAAATATGATTTATAACAATACGCTTAGTACACAAAAACTTTCTAAAAAAATGAcggaaattataattaatcgaCTACATTAGCGGCTCTCGCATGAAAAATGACAGTGCCGCTTAACAATACAGATTTAGAAAGTAAGAAAGCTACAAATTGTTTTCTTACATGGTGAATAGAAAAGAAATAGGCTTGGTGCGTTTATGTCCATTATCTAACCCtgtcatttataatattttacttccGTGAACTAACTCTGAAATCGTGGTAGAAGGCATTTTGTGAATGcgtttttaatacaaaaccaTAACACGATGTTTTTGTATACCAGACAAAACAGGGGCCGGTCGTGTATTGGCCGCAACCCATACAAAACTTTAAATGTTAAGAGGTACTTCTAATCGCCACGGGGACGGTCATAGCCCCGGCTAGGGGAGGCCCCACATCGATACCGATTCTACTCGCAATAGAGCATGAATAAAAGGTTATcgataacaaaacaatataacggTGTCAAGTGCCAAGCTTACATTATCTGTGCGCTTCTCAATTTAGATACTGACAGGTACTGTCTACCAATAATGATGCTtcatttgataaattaattaggtttgttattgttttgaatatcGATTGGCGCTATTACTAAAATTaatctgtctatctatttaGCACAAAGAAACATGATTGGCGTCtgataaaagatatttttaaacttcgaGAGTGTCTAGATTTTTCGCAAAgataaggtacaaacaaaatgttttgataatcTCTTCTTATCTAATTATCCTATTATGAAATGTTTACAACAATTACGGTAAGCAAAGGATTAAATTTACAATGCATTATGCCGCTTTACGATGTTGActatatattaataaatgtttattatgagTACATATTACTTATGttggtatgtaggtatagttaaagctgtatcttttattttattcataacaaaGATGCGGTAAAAACATATTATGTAAGATAGCAGACTTACCTACCATTACGTAACATACAATATTGTGTTTACgtcaatttgtatttatttatcataatttaaacAACAGACTGGAGACGGACgtctattttatttgttcttagTTTAGCTTGAAACACCTCGACAGTTTTTAAGGAAAATTGATATTCATAATcagtatttgtttttctttataaatataacaaatgtcAATACAATACGCACTTTAACATGACTCGTGTACCTAACGTAACCTATtcataaaagtttgaaaaagaAAAGGCCGAAATGCacaatgaaacaaaagaaagccAAAACAAAACGAACAATTAGGTGAACTAACAACAACAGTTAGCTACTGTATTACTTACCCGTGTTTACTCATTACACGTAAGTACTCGTATTAACCAGTCATTGTATAGCGAGCCAGGTATAATGTCCTGCGGTTCGAGTGACCGCGGCATACAATATACGTATTGAGTCGGTGACCACATGTCGCCGGATCGTCGGTAATGCGATATGCTGTTGCATCCCAGGGGTTGTGGAAACCTTGTCAACTAGCCAATGGTTGCGTCGCGTATATAATGTATATAGCCACTGCACTGCCTGTTGGATTCCCGTGAACAAGCATACAATGTGTAACTACAGATGtcactttaaattaaaaatagcctCGTGCACTTTTTCGTGGTTCTGTGATCATTTGGTATTTTCTCATCGACGCTGAAAATATTTCTCATCTCAAAAGTCTGAGTTGTAGGCGACAGAAATACTACTTTACCGTTGTACGACAGACGTCTCAATAATAATACCAACGAACCTTAGTTCAGCGACTCCTGAACCGAGTTGCACGACCCATGTAAAAAAACTCATGATAaaagatttcaaataaatatattagacaaaatattgataaaattttatatacaaatgtTATCATCGACAGATTTAGTATGTGCCAGCTATTTATACCGTTGATATGTCGAAATAATAAGAACGCCCCACAAATACCTTgggtattcaaaataaatacgatAATATTTTCGCACACAATCAAGTTTATCTTGAAATGATGAAAATACGCATTGGAATTGCCAATATTGCTACAGCTCGGTATTATAATGTTTATCCAGACTAACTTTATTAGTTTTTACTGGGTTTTCCACTATGCCTGGTATCCTAAATAATATATAAGAAAAACAGGATGTATAACTGGGGCGTCGAGTATAGGAacatttattcttttgtttttctttaattgcaGCGCGAAGGTTGTCATAACAAAACGTATTTTCTTCAAGAATTGTTTTTGGGCGCCGATTCAAAAGTGTTGTAGATATATAACTAGTTTTCATAGctgtgttttaaaatagtcCACTTTTTCGTGTTGGTTCACTGAACTTTTCGGTCACTGCCGAACACCGACATGGTTTGCAGATAATTGTCACAACGCACTAAAAAcgtgttattatatttttttatgattgagGTCCTTCTGATAGCCCAATGTCGTTAAGTAACCATAATCAATAAGACTGTTTTTATCTCGAAATTGGATTGAATGTCAGAATGCTAAAAAACTTGTTAAATGCAGCAAGATCTGCACTAGCAATCGTCATGAATGATGCAAAATTTATGCAACAACTAGGTTTCACAGTTTCATGTTTGCGCATTCCTAGATCAATGTTACAATAATTACAACGATGTTTTCATATCTTAATTTCGTCTTATTTCAAATTCTATTGCAAATATTGTCGAACATATTATGACGAGTTTTTTAGGTATATGAATAATTTTGCGTCTATAATTTTTCCTGAACCTAAGTGCATGCGTACTGGTTAGGCGAACAGGAGGTAAAGCAAAATCCGATCCAGTTGTTTGTCTcgtgtttaaatataaaatgtcattccgcatattaatttatttgagttTATATAGCCGGTCAACGGCGACGGCCATGCTGTTAATCGTCTGAAGGACGCACgttttaagaattttaaattttaatccgATAGGTAAAGAAACTTGATTGCGGactttgtaaaaacaaaaatagcaaAACTCGTACCTGATGTTCTCGTATAAAACTACATTAACAggttttaaaatgtaactttaCATGTAAGCGAATACATTAATTACCTAAGAATTTGCAAATTATGAATTTGGAATAATTAGAATGGATGCAGTAAACCGACAGAATTCATATTTTCTtacaatttgttaaaaaataatacgtaataaaatattgatctgGATAATGCAGACGCTTTAAAATACTAAACTGAATGCCATCGAAATGCAGATAAAGAATTTGCATAAATCATTGTATCGCTATTCCGAATGACTTTCTTCGAAGTCTGCCATATCTTGACCACGCGAGCTACATTCAACACGTCCAAAGGCATGACGAAGCATTTTGCCAAGTCTGATCGATAACTATTTGTATGTCATTCAGTGAGACAGTCGTGGGAATTAAAAAATCACAATCAGCGGGATAGCCTTACTTTGCATAATCAATAGATTGGTATGCTTATGTGCTTACCTTCTCGCtattttgaaataggtacattCGTTTTGCAGACTTCTTTTCCTTAAATGAACTTGATTTTTTCGAAATATTAAGCATGTCGTTAAGCTAGAtcaataaataatgtaggtacctacttatatcatATCTACGgcaaattttattatgaaacttttCTACAAATAGTCACATTTCAATAGACAGAGATAGATTGGGATTTCCCGAAGATAAAATCTTACCtattttaaaacgtggtgaaaTAATCGCGATCAATCCATCGCTGCGTGTTAAGTCAGCAGTTATATGACATTGCgattttctaaaacaaacatCAGTGCGAGGCCAAAATAAATGGATTACCACGCCTTAGTTATTACGTACTGGGTAAAATCAATCGCTGCCTGTAGAATATGTTGCTGGTATGATGGTGAATTGACACCCAGAACAAATGAAAAGAGAGCATTGCATATGCAAAAACTCGCAAATAGTTAATTAAGCTACTATTCAATGAAAAAACTTTGAGACCTTGCTAAAGCAACCGCATGAATACCTACGTAAAATTAGGCGCAAcgtgtattataatttttgctACTATTTTTACCTTCAGCTAGTCTGACATTCAGGCCATGTTTTCAAGGGGCGAAAAACATGCTAGTGATAAGATAAATAAGAATTGACGATGATTTATGTTGCACCATGCAACGTCCATCAGACAGAAATTTCACTCATGCGCTCCACGATAATATTGGAACTTTGTTTTGTTACGCTATcagtataaaacaaatacattagATAACGACTGCAATAGAAATGCGGTGTAATCAcagtaatacaaaaaaactcaaaaacagcAATAGTAGGAATACTGTTATTCGGGTTTTGTGTAGGTTTAATCCATTTAAGGAATATTATCGCTTTAACGAAATCGACGTGGCCGCGGCGCCGAAGCCCTACTTCACGAGTGGGCGAAAAGACCGCTTACAAGTGTCACCCGGCTGCAGTGGCCTGATACCTTCAATCTAACATTCATTATCATAATCGGATACCTTTTCAGCAATGCGGTAACAGGGTTAGCCTCTCTTTACGAGTATCTCTGGTATTTCAATAGCTTGTCGTTCAATGGTGTTGTTCGCGTGTTATGTGAGATGTCTGCCTGTGATAAAAAGGCTACGTAGCCAAAATAATTCATTGTCAAGATGATGACCTACTATCGTCGCCGTGACAGTAACCGATAAgatacatatatacctaatcCTTTGTTCTGGGAGATTTTTCTTCAGTAGTACGCGATTATCGAAATGTAGGCAGTGTGTGTACCTAAATTTTCATACGtgttagtaacaaaaaaattcGTGAAAAGTCGTGGTCACATTAGTGCAAATCTGTAACATATAGGGCGATTCAGTGGCTCAGCAATACATAGATTATGATGGCTTTGACTACATTGTATCCGTTTAGCCCCTACATAGTGATAGAGGGAACCGCTGTTCGTAAGTAATACCTTTGTCAATGTACCTCTTTATACATTAAACATGCAACGTTCAGTAAACATGTCCACGAAAGTCTCAGAGGATGATCatgttttttgaatattttttgggaatcagagattcgatatttttttaattttcacaaaTATCGCAGGAGATTTTTATACcagaaataaatactttgatcATACATCATAGATAGGACTATATACTTACGTCGTAGAAGACAACACAAACTAAATAATTTCAgtggtaaaataaaatctaagtaaataaaacccgAATTAAGaagattaagaaaataatttcttataccATGTAGCAATTCCAATGCACTCATTTTACGAATGATAATTAAAACTTATCACCTGCACGTTTCAAGACATGATCCAGTGAGTGCATTCAACCGTTTTTAACCGACCGTTACACCgtgtaaaagtaaaataaaatgtacggCTTTGATAATGGCGAACGCAATAACACAAAGCAATCAGGCTTATCGTCTGCAGTTTACACGACTGCAGTACACTCGAATATAATCGCACACACGATTAGTTCACCATAACTGATAATATTGCTACATTGTCCTGTTGACCATGTGTCTCAATTATACCGCTACCATCGCCTTAAGAGTTGAGAACCTCCTCCCTTTGGGAAATCtgtgaaaaatgaaaatggagCAAGCACTTTCGTGTTGATGATAAAATGTTCAAAAGTtgaattaaacaattaaatctTGGCTCCTAAATAGATCTAAGTCACGAACCATTCAGAGAGAAAGCAAGGTCTGCTTCTTTTTATTAGTCAGCAATTGGACACCGTAATTTCTCGAATTTGaatcataaaatgttatttctaCTCAACTGGAATGTACCCATTGTCATTGTGTGCTTCATCTTTGTACAATAAGGAGCTCAATAACGAGCTATAAAGAATAATTTGTGTATGCATGTCCGCGTGTCATCTGTCTGATGGTACACGCAGGTCGGCTGGAGTCGCCGCGTGACCGCTCGGCGCCACTCTACCGCACGTCGCGAACTTGACCCACTTCTCCCGAGAGACCATTGTCTTCGCGCTAACCTCGATCATCGACGCTCAAGCACCTCGAAATTATCTCTCATAAAGTATTCCTCAACGCCACGCTCGGGGGAAAACAATCGTTTTCACGACCTTTTCCATGACCACGGCACAACCCACATTTATTGAATAGAACCATCTTTCGTGTCATGTCATCTAATTGTGAACTTTCCCAACTTTCGTTTCGATCACCGGGCTGTGAATGAAGAATCCCGTTATTACTCCATGTCATTGTCCCAGTGAACTACATGCTTTATACTTTCCACGATTTGATGAGTAAACAGTTTCGTGCTTCCGGAACTGCCGACTTCCTGTAAACACCAGCATAATGTTGCTAAATGTAACAAAAGCGAAAGTTTTACAGTGGGTGTCTCAAAAGCCCGGTTCACACGCAAATGATTAAAggtgttgtttgttttgttgcagGCATGTCCCTAGACGAAGGCAGACAGTCACAGAGGCCGTACAGGTACGGCATGGTGCTGCTGTGCGCCGGCGCGCTGATCAACTGGCTGGGGCTGGCGGAGGACTACGCGGAGCCCGTGCGCTACGTGGGCGTGGCCTGCATCGTGGCAGGAGCTCTGCTCATCTGCGCTGCCATGTGCTGCTGGCTGCAGTCGCCCGCGAGGCAGCCGCAGACTGACCGCGCGTCACCTGACACACATCAGGTAGCTTTCAAAGTCCTTTGTATTTTGCATCTCTATCAAATTCCTCTTTGTATTTAACTTCTTAccaagtaaatatttgttttccgTCCCCTCAAGTTCTAATATGCCATGTTGCATTACAATTACCAATGTTATTAGACCGAAATTAagattaatttgataaaattgtttttgttacctatatCTGTTCTTACATAGTCGTAATCAAGCCATGCTAAACTATAATAGGcataaattatacctacttattataaacCCATCATAATTAAGTAGTTTATTAGGAATAACCCAAACAATTCCTGGGCAGTACAATGTGATTTTGCTCGCCTAACCTCTATGCTTATCATTTTCAGATTGACGACCCCATCCACGTAATATCGATGCCGGATGAGGAGACAATGCAGCAAAAGCCTCCAGACTACGACACGGTGGCGGGAGCCCCGCCGACGTACGACGACGCTATCAAGCTGAACCCCGCGCGGCTGCTGCCGGCCACCAGCAGCGGGCGCCACGAGCTGCCGAGCGCGCCGCACCTCACGGACGTGGCCGTCATCCCCGGCCAGCCCGACGACTCCATGCCCACCAGCCCGCTGGCCGCCATCGCGCCCGTGCACCGCTCGCAGGTGCCCAagacgccgccgccgccctacaACCCCACGCACGCCATCAGATGAAAGCCCGGCTGGACAACTTTGTTACTTTAAATCGACTgctgtttcatgtgatgagacTCGTATATAGAATAGTCCACATTGTTGAAATCGCAACAATGTCAtggtattatatttatattgtacgtACTACATATCCTAACATGaaactattgttttaattactaTAAGGTGGTCGAGTAAGAGCGTTGCGTACTTATGTGATAATAGGGAAGTTATTATTAGTTACTTATTTCCTGCTCtgtacataattatgaaatttttgtaaaatagtgttttgttaaatatgtacctatagttagATAAGTGATAAACTCttccaataattattttataaattgtgttCCAAACAGAGCACCTCTGTGGTTCCAAATAATTGTAAAGTAGGATAAGTCATCGGGCCGGCCGCTGCCGTGCGCCGGGTCGGTCGGGTGACAACACACACCCGTACATATCTGTtcattatcaattataagtataCAAGCAGTAGTAGTGTCCTACGTCACTGTGCCATTAACTCAAAGTCCTCTCAGCGTTGTCACTGGTGTATGTGCACATCAGTGTTATCGAATACAGCTGTTTTCTTAGCGTAGTTTGCTCACGAACCTGTAGTTATAAGACACACTACGACCGATCACTGCTGCTATAACAAACAACCATTGTAAACAAATAGAAATCCGATTGATAGGTGAACAACATGTGACGAATTAGAATTGATCGTTGTCTGAACAATGttgttaaaatattgaattagaagttttgatttgaaaatcatTGTTAGCTTGTCGTTGTGATAATGCCCGTTAGTATCATCATTTTAGTTGACTACCGCGTTAATATTCTTAGTGGAGGTATTATTAGTTTCCTGTTCCGATTTGTCTATTCTAGTCTTCAAATTAAAGCATATTTACTTAATGTTCTGTTAGATCATCCAGTCATgcataataatttgtaatttgtacATATTCTGATTGCACAACTTAAATATTTCGAACAAAGTGACGCTCATTATAAGTGCTTTTCAAAACGAAATAGGAACTAACATGCGTTGGGCATGTGCTAGTCAATATGTCCAATGAACAACTTCTCAAAATTGTACTGTATTAGATTGACGATTTGGGCATGTTTATTGCAGTTGATTTGAAGTTAATAATGCAGTCAAAATACGAAACCGAACATAGTATTGTAATCGGATACTAACGAGTTGATAGTCTAGGGATAGATCTTAATACTCGAGAATCTTTTCACTATGGATCTCGTGGCCTAACAACTTTAGGAGTAGAATTAGGTACTGCCATTACCTAATAGTAAAATCATTAATTGACGTACATTAACAGCCGTGTGCTTTCGAGTGTTTAAAAATGGGACCAAtactgttttttaaataatacttaaaccGTGTGCTTATTCTAATTGATTCAAATAGCGCGTGCCTGCAAGTCTTTATGAGGAATTTACAATGCTGAAGTTgtgcatttattatttgtacatTGTACAAAGTTTTGAAGATAAGAGtgtatataaaaacaaaaaataaatgttgttgaGAGATATTCTGGTTTTATTTGTCCTGTTACAACGCTCAAGGGTATGAGCAGATACATGTGAACTCATATTTCCACTATTACCTGCATGAAGAACTGGCAACTTTTATAACTAGATTTTTGTGCTTGTCTTATAGAAACAGAATAAGgttgtacataaggaaatacataggggagttcatagagagtatataggggagtacatagagtgtacataaggaaatacataggacAGGACATAGAGTGTACATGAGAAAATATATAGCTGAGTTCATAGACTGTACATAGTTTAGTTCCTATtgtacataagggagttcatAGAGtttacataaggaaatacataggggagttcatagagtgtaTAGAAGgaaatacataagggagtacatagagCGTAAATCAGGAAATACATAGGGAAGTATATAGAgagtacataggggagtacctacatagagtgtacataagtgAATACATACgggagttcatagagtgtacataaggaaatacataggtaagttCATACAGTGTACATAGtatacataggggagtacatagatTGTAGGtgggttttgggggctgtcatttgtaaatttctgacgtccGAACCttgaaacttggctgcaaaatgaataAACGATGCAAGCACGCAAtgcaagtttgaataaacgaattttgatttgacaaaacCGTACATGGATGTAATAAACATTCCAATTTGCGTTAAGGACTGTCTGCGCCATACCTACGCCTAGTGATTTTTAATAGCAACAAGTTACACTTTGATGTGAtactatcaaataattattttttgttttacgttcacccgcaaactttttatattactcACTTCTATATTGTACACGGTTGCGTCGCCAGaaaatctataatttcattttgtaaaatatcaagaATTCAGATTATTAAACCTGTATTGCGAAGAAACTGAggttttcattattaaacttccaaatgtccaccactgGACATTAAATGGCGACCGTGACAGGACGGATTTGCAAAAATTCGGATCGACTACGAAGACAAAGGAATTCTCACTAAAAGGAAATCTACCAAAGATTCATCGTGGAGGACTACAGACGCAAGAACACTATAATAGAAGACAACTAAGCCAGCCAGGTCGGTCAGAAGAACTCGCCGCGCCCAGCCTTAGCTTCTACTCCGTCGAGGTTCACCGTCAGCCTGCCACGTCAGTCCGAGAATTTCGTCAACATCTGCGAGCAGCTCGTGTACCTATCAGTACCACAGCCACCAGCGAGGACCAGTGCAGCCAGAAGCAGCCGTCTCGCCTATCAGTTAAGTGCCATTCCTACGATTTACCCTAATACCTGAACCCATTTTTCCTATCGAAAGGTCGCTGTTTGGTACACTCCACTTGTGTATTTCATTagtttaacaaaatatctaGCAATTTTAAGGCTTATTTCAAGTAAACAATCAGTAAATCTCCTAAAATAGTACAATTAAAATCCATAATTTATTGTCAACTACCTACGTAATCATTTGTAAAatcataaattcattaaaataacagtaatttcatgaaaataagttcataaataaataatacttgagTATCTAAACACCTATTAGTAATTACATTCCCGATATTTTCATTCTGCTGGGTAATCTGAAGGCCTAAACTTAGCCACCCTCCCAATAGTGCGTGTCATTATTCTAGTTcacattatttcaaatattttggccGACTATTCCAGGGAATTCGGCGCCGCCCGACGTTGACTACCGCTAGCCGCGTTCGGGTGACGAAGCGTCTGCGCTTCGCCACGCGCCGCGCcgagccgccgccgcgctgctgccGCGCTGTTACCGCGCTGCTGCCGCGTGGCTGCGTTCGGGCCCCAGGTGTCGCCGAGGGAGTATCAGATAAGAGTTGAACATATAACTTTATTCCTTCATTTTGCATTAGTGTGTTACTGTTTAGATTACTCAATCACCTATAATACTTTCTTAAGTACTAGTTTGTCGTTTGTTGTTGTTACAtactattaattaataaacaaaatgtctTTAAGCGAAGATAAAGACAGTAATGCAAAACAATTGAAGGAGCTATTTGCTAAACGTAGCTCGGTCAAAGGTCGTTTAAcgaaatttaaaaagtatttagatGTAGTATGctctttaa harbors:
- the LOC110375908 gene encoding uncharacterized protein LOC110375908 isoform X6 yields the protein MMALTTLYPFSPYIVIEGTAVRMSLDEGRQSQRPYRYGMVLLCAGALINWLGLAEDYAEPVRYVGVACIVAGALLICAAMCCWLQSPARQPQTDRASPDTHQIDDPIHVISMPDEETMQQKPPDYDTVAGAPPTYDDAIKLNPARLLPATSSGRHELPSAPHLTDVAVIPGQPDDSMPTSPLAAIAPVHRSQVPKTPPPPYNPTHAIR
- the LOC110375908 gene encoding uncharacterized protein LOC110375908 isoform X7, which encodes MGHLLRSAFVLGVGGKDDEGMSLDEGRQSQRPYRYGMVLLCAGALINWLGLAEDYAEPVRYVGVACIVAGALLICAAMCCWLQSPARQPQTDRASPDTHQIDDPIHVISMPDEETMQQKPPDYDTVAGAPPTYDDAIKLNPARLLPATSSGRHELPSAPHLTDVAVIPGQPDDSMPTSPLAAIAPVHRSQVPKTPPPPYNPTHAIR
- the LOC110375908 gene encoding uncharacterized protein LOC110375908 isoform X3, giving the protein MKVSDESWRRRSNSEDSVRGESMATTPQFHVCQLGMSLDEGRQSQRPYRYGMVLLCAGALINWLGLAEDYAEPVRYVGVACIVAGALLICAAMCCWLQSPARQPQTDRASPDTHQIDDPIHVISMPDEETMQQKPPDYDTVAGAPPTYDDAIKLNPARLLPATSSGRHELPSAPHLTDVAVIPGQPDDSMPTSPLAAIAPVHRSQVPKTPPPPYNPTHAIR
- the LOC110375908 gene encoding uncharacterized protein LOC110375908 isoform X5; translated protein: MVSDESWRRRSNSEDSVRGESMATTPQFHVCQLGMSLDEGRQSQRPYRYGMVLLCAGALINWLGLAEDYAEPVRYVGVACIVAGALLICAAMCCWLQSPARQPQTDRASPDTHQIDDPIHVISMPDEETMQQKPPDYDTVAGAPPTYDDAIKLNPARLLPATSSGRHELPSAPHLTDVAVIPGQPDDSMPTSPLAAIAPVHRSQVPKTPPPPYNPTHAIR
- the LOC110375908 gene encoding uncharacterized protein LOC110375908 isoform X8, with protein sequence MCACSKFCDFWKNSCGAGMSLDEGRQSQRPYRYGMVLLCAGALINWLGLAEDYAEPVRYVGVACIVAGALLICAAMCCWLQSPARQPQTDRASPDTHQIDDPIHVISMPDEETMQQKPPDYDTVAGAPPTYDDAIKLNPARLLPATSSGRHELPSAPHLTDVAVIPGQPDDSMPTSPLAAIAPVHRSQVPKTPPPPYNPTHAIR
- the LOC110375908 gene encoding uncharacterized protein LOC110375908 isoform X1, producing the protein MYGGYTNVIVSDESWRRRSNSEDSVRGESMATTPQFHVCQLGMSLDEGRQSQRPYRYGMVLLCAGALINWLGLAEDYAEPVRYVGVACIVAGALLICAAMCCWLQSPARQPQTDRASPDTHQIDDPIHVISMPDEETMQQKPPDYDTVAGAPPTYDDAIKLNPARLLPATSSGRHELPSAPHLTDVAVIPGQPDDSMPTSPLAAIAPVHRSQVPKTPPPPYNPTHAIR
- the LOC110375908 gene encoding uncharacterized protein LOC110375908 isoform X2 gives rise to the protein MEFQYYGNFDRPPTRRILDQPWWDEEDTLSDRRINGMSLDEGRQSQRPYRYGMVLLCAGALINWLGLAEDYAEPVRYVGVACIVAGALLICAAMCCWLQSPARQPQTDRASPDTHQIDDPIHVISMPDEETMQQKPPDYDTVAGAPPTYDDAIKLNPARLLPATSSGRHELPSAPHLTDVAVIPGQPDDSMPTSPLAAIAPVHRSQVPKTPPPPYNPTHAIR
- the LOC110375908 gene encoding uncharacterized protein LOC110375908 isoform X9, producing MSLDEGRQSQRPYRYGMVLLCAGALINWLGLAEDYAEPVRYVGVACIVAGALLICAAMCCWLQSPARQPQTDRASPDTHQIDDPIHVISMPDEETMQQKPPDYDTVAGAPPTYDDAIKLNPARLLPATSSGRHELPSAPHLTDVAVIPGQPDDSMPTSPLAAIAPVHRSQVPKTPPPPYNPTHAIR